TAAACGCTCCAATGTTTTCATAATTTTCCTTTTTTATTCGATGGGGTATAGGGGTTGTTGAAATGCCGGATTGGCATTTTGCGGCACACAAAGATAGTGAAAAGAACGAGAATAGAAAAAATAAAAAAGGAAATTTCGTACACTATTTTTAACGGGCGAATGAGAGGGCAAAAAGTGATATGCCGGCCGGTTTGGCGGCCTGTAATGCCTCGGTGCAGGCCAGGAGTGTGGCTCCTGTCGTGACGATGTCGTCGACAAGGAGGATATGACGGCCGGTGCAGGTGTGCCTGGGCGAGAGAACAAAGATGTCGCGGGTGTTGAGCCAGCGTTCGTAGAGGGAGAGGTGAGTCTGCGACGGATTGGATTTGCGGCGTATGAGGCTGTGGGTGTCGACGGCGATGCCGCTCACGTCGGCAATGCCGCGGGCAATCCATTCGCTTTGGTTGTAGCCGCGCTTCCGCAACCGGGAGCGGTGCAGGGGAACGGGTATGATGAAGTCGATGTCGTCGAGTTGCCCGCTTGCGCGAAGCTCCCGGGCATAGAACTGTCCCAAGTAGCGGGCGCATTCTTTCCCGTTGTGGTATTTGATGTGGTGCAGCAGATTCCGGTAGCCGGAGTGGGGGGTGGAATAAAACAGGGCAAAAGCGGCGTCGATGTCGGCTTTCCCCCTGAACAACTGTTCCATGGCATGTTCCGTCTCTTCGTGGAATTTGGTGCGCGGCAGGTGTTGCAGGCAGTGCAGGCACAAGTGCGGCTCGTCGCTTTGCAGCCGTCGGCCGCATACGACGCACAAGCGGGGAAACAGCAGGTCGAGAAGGGCGTCAGTCGTCATACGATGTTTCATGGTCGTTCTCTCCGCAAATGGGGAAGACAATCCCCGGTTCAAATCCCCGGGACAGGGCAAAACGCACCAGCTTGGCTCGCTCGGACGGGTTCC
The sequence above is drawn from the Candidatus Caccoplasma merdavium genome and encodes:
- a CDS encoding ComF family protein codes for the protein MEQLFRGKADIDAAFALFYSTPHSGYRNLLHHIKYHNGKECARYLGQFYARELRASGQLDDIDFIIPVPLHRSRLRKRGYNQSEWIARGIADVSGIAVDTHSLIRRKSNPSQTHLSLYERWLNTRDIFVLSPRHTCTGRHILLVDDIVTTGATLLACTEALQAAKPAGISLFALSFAR